The Hyalangium gracile genome includes a window with the following:
- the dbpB gene encoding DGQHR domain-containing protein DpdB, whose product MADQEIKRRALRVIQDGKHPLYMFTLSAKELLRVADVSRVSRTEAGKLIGYQRPEVRRHVQSIVDYLDSGSVLFPNSIILALSSASSFVHSRGPNVSDGLAESGTLIIPVAGEGQPKPAWIVDGQQRALALARAKNADLPVPVNAFVADEISLQKDQFLRINSTRPLPRGLITELLPDVDTILPPQLEAKKAPARLCEVLNNDPHSPFYKLIQLTSTPPRERKEAVVTGTVVVAMIAESLKAASGCLYPYTNAATRETDYEAIRRILFAYWNAVRHTFPEAWGKRSQQSRLMHGIGIRSMGRLMDRVMVGIDPFDSKAETQIRKQLTPLRNSCRWTAGAWEGLGGMRWNALQNTPQDIELLSNHLVREYVAQYQRKAP is encoded by the coding sequence GTGGCTGACCAGGAGATCAAGCGCAGGGCGCTTCGCGTCATTCAGGACGGCAAGCACCCGCTCTACATGTTCACCCTCTCCGCGAAGGAACTCCTCCGCGTGGCCGATGTCTCCCGGGTCTCACGGACCGAAGCGGGCAAGCTCATCGGTTATCAGCGCCCTGAGGTGCGGCGGCACGTGCAGAGCATCGTCGACTACCTCGACAGTGGAAGCGTGCTCTTTCCGAACTCGATCATCCTGGCCCTCAGTAGTGCGAGTTCATTCGTCCATTCCCGCGGCCCGAATGTATCCGACGGGCTGGCCGAATCCGGCACCCTGATCATTCCAGTGGCCGGAGAGGGGCAGCCCAAGCCCGCTTGGATCGTGGATGGGCAACAGCGGGCCTTGGCGCTCGCTCGTGCCAAGAACGCGGACCTGCCTGTCCCGGTAAATGCCTTCGTTGCGGACGAGATCTCGCTCCAGAAGGATCAGTTCCTCCGCATCAACAGCACCCGGCCGCTCCCGCGGGGACTCATCACCGAACTGCTCCCCGATGTGGACACGATCCTCCCTCCACAGCTCGAGGCGAAGAAGGCCCCCGCCCGGCTCTGCGAGGTTCTCAACAACGACCCCCACTCGCCGTTCTACAAGCTCATCCAGCTCACCTCGACTCCTCCCCGGGAGCGAAAAGAGGCGGTGGTGACCGGGACGGTGGTGGTGGCAATGATTGCGGAGAGCCTGAAGGCCGCTTCGGGCTGTCTCTACCCCTATACCAATGCAGCAACCCGGGAGACGGACTACGAGGCGATCCGCCGAATCCTCTTCGCCTACTGGAACGCGGTGAGGCACACCTTCCCGGAGGCTTGGGGCAAGCGGTCCCAACAGAGCCGCCTGATGCACGGCATTGGTATCCGCTCCATGGGGAGGCTGATGGATCGGGTCATGGTGGGAATCGACCCGTTCGACTCCAAAGCGGAGACACAGATCCGCAAGCAGCTCACCCCTCTGAGAAACTCCTGCCGCTGGACGGCCGGCGCCTGGGAGGGGCTCGGTGGGATGCGGTGGAATGCCCTGCAGAACACCCCCCAGGACATCGAACTCCTCAGCAATCACCTGGTCCGGGAATACGTCGCCCAGTACCAACGGAAAGCCCCATGA